Proteins found in one Rhodobacter capsulatus SB 1003 genomic segment:
- a CDS encoding MraY family glycosyltransferase has product MIHSAAFSLSLVVSLFVALAIILTQRFHGHLTHDSHSGVQKLHHAPTPRVGGVALCAGAVAGGLLLPEGTRALWWVMSLSALPALVFGLIEDVTKRVGVKTRLLATICSGLIFCVASGYHVAQVGLPGLDLIFAFAAFAIPFTAFAVGGVANAINLIDGVNGLASGTSIIILAGFGVVAAQVGDQQLLGISLVLAGALGGFFLMNFPMGRIFLGDAGAYATGFMLAALAVALPARNPEVSPLVGLLALSYPVTETMVSIHRRLVRAGTNPGQADRLHLHSLIYRSRARRLAGILGAPQLRNALSGLVVMGLPFLSTVLMVLFRESTPLLLVAIALVTVVYLVIYRKVALLGGITLALRPRAMSEA; this is encoded by the coding sequence ATGATCCACTCGGCTGCTTTTTCCTTGTCTCTGGTCGTCAGTCTTTTCGTGGCTTTGGCGATCATCCTCACGCAGCGGTTTCATGGGCATCTGACCCATGACAGCCACAGTGGCGTGCAAAAATTGCACCATGCCCCGACGCCAAGGGTCGGTGGGGTGGCGCTTTGTGCCGGGGCGGTCGCGGGCGGGCTGCTGCTGCCCGAAGGGACGCGCGCGCTGTGGTGGGTGATGTCGCTGTCGGCGCTGCCCGCGCTTGTCTTCGGCCTGATCGAGGATGTGACGAAGCGGGTGGGGGTGAAAACCCGGCTCTTGGCGACGATCTGCTCGGGCCTGATCTTCTGTGTCGCCTCGGGCTATCATGTGGCGCAGGTCGGCCTTCCCGGTCTGGATCTGATCTTCGCCTTCGCCGCTTTCGCCATTCCGTTCACCGCCTTCGCGGTGGGGGGGGTGGCCAATGCGATCAACCTGATCGACGGGGTGAACGGTCTGGCCTCGGGCACCTCGATCATCATTCTGGCGGGGTTCGGGGTGGTTGCGGCGCAGGTCGGGGATCAGCAGCTTCTCGGGATCAGCCTGGTGCTGGCCGGGGCGCTTGGCGGCTTTTTCCTGATGAACTTCCCGATGGGGCGGATCTTTCTGGGCGATGCCGGGGCCTATGCGACGGGGTTCATGCTGGCAGCGCTTGCGGTGGCGCTGCCTGCCCGAAACCCGGAGGTCTCGCCGCTGGTCGGGCTGCTGGCGCTGTCCTATCCGGTGACCGAGACGATGGTTTCGATCCACCGCCGTCTGGTGCGCGCGGGCACGAACCCCGGGCAGGCGGACCGGCTGCATCTGCACAGCCTGATCTATCGGTCGCGGGCGCGTCGGCTGGCCGGGATTCTGGGCGCGCCGCAGTTGCGCAACGCGCTGTCGGGGCTGGTGGTGATGGGGCTGCCGTTCCTGTCCACGGTGTTGATGGTGCTGTTCCGGGAGAGCACGCCGCTGCTTCTGGTGGCGATCGCGCTGGTGACGGTGGTGTATCTGGTGATCTACCGCAAGGTGGCGCTGCTGGGCGGGATCACCCTTGCGCTGCGCCCGAGGGCGATGTCGGAAGCCTGA
- a CDS encoding phosphohexomutase domain-containing protein: protein MPPKFGTSGLRGRVVDLTPGLIGAHVAAFLTACPTGTGLFVGQDLRPSSGRIAAEVIATARAAGLAVRDCGALPTPALAMAAMASGAAAVMVTGSHIPADRNGLKFYTPTGEITKTDEAAILAALGTPVPPRPEGQLTPAPAVAGAYVARYVTAFGPAALSGLRLGLYEHSSVARDLLHAILQGLGAKVLRLARSDSFIPVDTEAVDPATRATLAAWCRDHDLAAVLSTDGDADRPMLTDGTGQVIAGDLLGVLTARALGARVICTPVSSNSLLDQLPDFDAVTRTKIGSPFVIAAMEAARAQDPAAKIVGFEANGGFLLGFDAAGPAGPLPALRTRDAVLPLLAPLVAARRAGQSLAALCAALPARVTASDRLTDMPTEASAAFLAHLSQEGAARAAFLARFGTETALDRTDGLRIGLQDGRVLHLRPSGNAPEFRLYTEAATAAAAQELLADAMAAVAAALGRN, encoded by the coding sequence ATGCCCCCCAAATTCGGAACCAGCGGCCTGCGCGGACGTGTCGTCGATCTGACGCCCGGGCTGATCGGCGCCCATGTCGCGGCCTTCCTGACCGCCTGCCCGACCGGCACCGGCCTGTTCGTCGGCCAGGATCTGCGCCCCTCCTCGGGCCGGATCGCGGCGGAGGTGATCGCGACGGCGCGCGCGGCGGGGCTTGCGGTCCGCGATTGCGGCGCGCTGCCCACGCCCGCGCTGGCGATGGCGGCGATGGCTTCGGGCGCGGCGGCGGTGATGGTCACTGGCAGCCACATCCCGGCCGACCGCAACGGGCTGAAATTCTACACCCCCACCGGCGAAATCACCAAGACGGACGAGGCGGCGATCCTGGCCGCGCTGGGCACCCCGGTCCCGCCGCGACCCGAGGGGCAGCTGACCCCCGCCCCGGCAGTGGCCGGGGCCTATGTCGCCCGTTACGTCACCGCCTTTGGTCCCGCGGCGCTTTCGGGGCTGCGGCTCGGGCTTTATGAACATTCCTCGGTGGCGCGCGATCTGCTGCACGCGATCCTGCAGGGGCTTGGCGCGAAGGTGCTGCGGCTGGCGCGCTCCGACAGCTTCATCCCCGTCGATACCGAGGCGGTCGATCCCGCAACCCGCGCGACGCTGGCCGCCTGGTGCCGCGACCACGATCTGGCGGCGGTGCTTTCGACCGATGGCGACGCCGACCGGCCGATGCTGACCGACGGCACCGGGCAGGTGATCGCGGGCGATCTGCTGGGCGTGCTGACGGCGCGGGCGCTGGGCGCGCGGGTGATCTGCACCCCGGTCTCGTCGAATTCGCTGCTCGACCAGCTTCCCGATTTCGACGCCGTCACCCGCACGAAGATCGGCTCGCCCTTTGTCATCGCCGCGATGGAGGCGGCGCGGGCACAAGATCCCGCTGCGAAAATCGTGGGATTCGAGGCGAATGGCGGCTTTCTGCTTGGCTTTGACGCGGCGGGTCCGGCCGGTCCGCTGCCCGCCCTGCGCACCCGCGATGCGGTGCTGCCGCTGCTCGCCCCGCTTGTCGCCGCCCGGCGCGCGGGGCAAAGCCTGGCCGCGCTTTGCGCCGCCCTGCCCGCCCGGGTGACCGCCTCGGACCGGCTGACCGACATGCCGACCGAGGCCAGCGCCGCCTTTCTGGCGCATCTGTCGCAAGAGGGCGCCGCCCGCGCGGCTTTTCTTGCCCGCTTCGGCACCGAGACCGCGCTGGACCGCACCGACGGGCTGCGGATCGGGCTGCAGGACGGGCGGGTGCTGCATCTGCGCCCCTCGGGCAATGCGCCCGAATTCCGTCTTTACACCGAAGCCGCCACCGCCGCCGCGGCGCAGGAGTTGCTGGCCGACGCGATGGCAGCGGTGGCCGCGGCGCTGGGCCGGAATTAA
- a CDS encoding mannose-1-phosphate guanylyltransferase/mannose-6-phosphate isomerase gives MIYPTILCGGSGTRLWPLSRKSYPKQFVPLLGPETLFQASARRLHGPGFAPPVVLTNSDFRFIVTEQLAEAGIDPGAILIEPEGRNTAPAVLAAALHALQDDPEAVLLVAPSDHAIPDAVAFRNAVTRGLPAVAAGQIVTFGITPTRPETGYGYLELTAPPGPGGAPVPLARFVEKPDLARAEAMLAAGTYLWNAGIFLFRAADMLEAFRTHAPEVLAPVEAALAAARADLGFLRLDPKAWAQAPDISIDYAVMERATNLCAVPFGGDWSDLGGWDAVWAAQPRDAAGVATSQGATAIECHDSLLRSESEGVELVGIGLTNVIAVAMNDAVLVADMSRAQEVKKAVEALRTRKAKQAEQFPKDHRPWGWFETLALADRFQVKRIVVHPGASLSLQSHHHRAEHWIVVQGTARVTVDDRVTLVTENQSVYVPLGAVHRMENPGKMPMVLIEVQTGAYLGEDDIIRYDDPYARGPGAKG, from the coding sequence ATGATCTATCCGACAATCCTGTGTGGCGGCTCCGGCACCCGTCTGTGGCCGCTCTCGCGCAAGTCCTATCCGAAGCAATTCGTGCCGCTTCTGGGCCCGGAGACGCTGTTTCAGGCCTCGGCGCGGCGGCTGCACGGCCCTGGCTTCGCGCCCCCCGTGGTGCTGACGAACAGCGATTTCCGCTTCATCGTCACCGAACAGCTGGCCGAGGCGGGCATCGATCCCGGCGCGATCCTGATCGAGCCCGAGGGCCGCAACACCGCCCCCGCCGTGCTCGCCGCCGCGCTGCATGCGCTGCAAGACGACCCCGAGGCGGTGCTGCTCGTCGCGCCCTCGGATCATGCGATCCCCGATGCGGTGGCCTTTCGCAACGCCGTCACCCGCGGCCTGCCCGCGGTGGCGGCGGGGCAGATCGTCACCTTCGGCATCACGCCGACGCGGCCCGAAACCGGCTATGGCTATCTGGAACTGACCGCGCCGCCGGGCCCCGGGGGGGCGCCGGTGCCGCTGGCCCGTTTCGTCGAAAAGCCCGACCTTGCCCGCGCCGAGGCGATGCTGGCGGCGGGCACCTATCTGTGGAACGCCGGGATTTTCCTGTTTCGCGCCGCCGACATGCTGGAAGCCTTTCGGACCCATGCGCCCGAGGTTCTGGCCCCGGTCGAAGCCGCGCTGGCCGCGGCGCGCGCCGATCTGGGCTTTTTGCGCCTGGATCCCAAGGCCTGGGCGCAGGCGCCCGACATCTCGATCGACTATGCGGTGATGGAACGGGCGACGAACCTTTGCGCCGTGCCCTTTGGCGGCGACTGGTCGGACCTTGGCGGCTGGGATGCGGTCTGGGCGGCGCAACCGCGCGATGCGGCCGGGGTGGCGACCTCGCAAGGCGCGACGGCGATCGAATGTCACGACAGCCTGCTGCGCTCGGAAAGCGAGGGGGTCGAGCTGGTCGGCATCGGGCTGACGAATGTGATCGCGGTGGCGATGAACGATGCGGTTCTGGTCGCCGACATGTCCCGCGCGCAGGAGGTGAAAAAGGCGGTCGAGGCGCTCAGGACGCGCAAGGCCAAGCAGGCGGAGCAGTTTCCCAAGGATCACCGGCCCTGGGGCTGGTTCGAGACGCTGGCGCTGGCCGACCGCTTTCAGGTCAAGCGCATCGTCGTGCATCCGGGCGCCAGCCTGAGCCTGCAAAGCCACCACCACCGCGCCGAACACTGGATCGTCGTGCAGGGCACGGCGCGGGTGACGGTCGATGACCGGGTGACGCTGGTGACGGAAAACCAGTCCGTCTATGTGCCCTTGGGCGCGGTGCACCGGATGGAAAACCCCGGCAAGATGCCGATGGTGCTGATCGAGGTGCAGACCGGCGCCTATCTGGGCGAGGATGACATCATCCGCTATGACGACCCCTATGCCCGCGGTCCGGGCGCGAAGGGATGA
- a CDS encoding NAD-dependent epimerase/dehydratase family protein — protein sequence MRDFDPNGATQVVFGGSGFIGTHLLGRLRAAGAARIVSLDLRPPARPVAGVDYRIGDVRDLSGLTLPGPVPRIFNLAAVHTTPGHAPWEYYDANVRGAREVARFAARQGCGQIVFTSSISVYGPDEAAKDESTAPAPVSDYGRSKRIAEDLHRDWLEADPDRRLVIVRPAVVFGLGEGGNFTRLARMLEKGIFVYPGRRDTIKSCIHVADLLDWMLAAADLRERSVLFNGAYANRYTIEEIVETFRRVAFPKARTAMLPAGVLKTAAAALRPISATGLGIHPERIEKLMISTNILPLWAEAAGLATRDRLEPALRAWRAAGGGRFL from the coding sequence ATGAGAGATTTCGACCCCAATGGCGCGACCCAGGTGGTCTTCGGCGGCTCGGGTTTCATCGGCACGCATCTTCTGGGGCGGCTGCGCGCCGCGGGCGCGGCACGGATCGTCAGCCTCGATCTGCGCCCGCCCGCGCGGCCGGTCGCCGGGGTGGACTACCGGATCGGCGACGTGCGCGATCTTTCGGGGCTGACGCTTCCGGGGCCGGTGCCGCGGATCTTCAACCTCGCGGCGGTGCATACGACGCCCGGTCACGCGCCCTGGGAATATTACGACGCCAATGTCCGCGGCGCCCGCGAGGTGGCGCGGTTCGCCGCCCGGCAGGGCTGCGGGCAGATCGTCTTCACCAGCTCGATTTCCGTCTATGGCCCCGACGAGGCCGCCAAGGACGAAAGCACCGCCCCCGCGCCGGTGTCGGATTACGGCCGCTCAAAGCGCATCGCCGAAGATCTGCACCGCGACTGGCTCGAGGCCGACCCGGACCGCCGTCTGGTGATCGTTCGCCCCGCGGTCGTCTTCGGTCTGGGCGAGGGCGGCAATTTCACCCGGCTGGCGCGGATGCTGGAAAAGGGGATTTTCGTCTATCCGGGCCGCAGGGACACGATCAAATCCTGCATCCATGTCGCCGATCTGCTGGACTGGATGCTGGCGGCGGCGGATCTGCGCGAACGCAGCGTGCTGTTCAACGGCGCCTATGCGAACCGCTACACGATCGAGGAGATCGTCGAGACCTTCCGCCGCGTCGCCTTTCCGAAGGCGCGCACGGCGATGCTGCCCGCCGGGGTGCTGAAGACGGCGGCGGCGGCCCTGCGGCCGATCTCGGCCACCGGCCTCGGCATCCATCCCGAGCGGATCGAGAAGCTGATGATCTCCACCAACATCCTGCCGCTTTGGGCCGAGGCGGCGGGGCTGGCGACCCGCGACCGGCTGGAACCGGCGCTGCGGGCCTGGCGCGCGGCGGGCGGCGGGCGGTTCCTGTAG
- a CDS encoding sulfotransferase family protein has protein sequence MTPTDPWRAGLKEGLKQGLGQGLRLLLPQCRFERSIFLLAHMRCGSTALSNILCSRPDISGYGEAHIRYDGPAALGRLVVNQARRGSFRPGAAHLFDKILHDRHDAQAPPGFFAARAIFLARRPGPSIRSIRDLFRGIGREDEYPDDAAAARYYVTRLDALARLWARFPPDRRVWLTFGALIRDPEAELSRISAALRIVPALENRYVSPAASRRGGGGDPTQSGRFTRIEPRRDDPARDAAVPLDIPEALRDQAEAAYLRFEAMIRGG, from the coding sequence ATGACACCCACCGATCCCTGGCGCGCCGGGCTGAAAGAGGGGTTGAAACAGGGGCTGGGGCAGGGGCTGCGGCTGCTTCTGCCGCAGTGTCGGTTCGAGCGGTCGATCTTTCTGCTGGCGCATATGCGCTGCGGCTCGACGGCGCTGTCGAACATCCTGTGTTCGCGCCCCGACATCAGCGGCTACGGCGAGGCGCATATCCGCTACGACGGCCCCGCGGCGCTGGGGCGGCTTGTCGTCAATCAGGCGCGGCGGGGCAGTTTCCGGCCCGGGGCGGCGCATCTGTTCGACAAGATCCTGCACGACCGTCACGACGCGCAAGCCCCGCCCGGGTTCTTTGCCGCGCGGGCGATCTTTCTGGCGCGGCGGCCGGGGCCGAGCATCCGCTCGATCCGCGATCTGTTCCGGGGCATTGGCCGCGAAGACGAATATCCCGACGATGCGGCGGCGGCGCGCTATTACGTCACCCGGCTCGATGCGCTGGCGCGGCTTTGGGCGCGGTTTCCGCCCGATCGTCGCGTCTGGCTGACCTTCGGCGCGCTGATCCGCGACCCCGAGGCGGAGCTTTCGCGGATTTCCGCCGCGCTGCGGATCGTTCCGGCGCTGGAAAACCGCTATGTCAGCCCCGCGGCCTCGCGCCGGGGCGGGGGCGGCGATCCGACGCAAAGCGGCCGTTTCACCCGGATCGAGCCGCGCCGCGACGACCCGGCCCGCGATGCCGCCGTGCCGCTCGACATCCCCGAAGCGCTGCGCGATCAGGCCGAGGCGGCCTATCTGCGCTTCGAGGCGATGATCCGCGGCGGCTGA
- a CDS encoding oligosaccharide flippase family protein, with protein MAAHDQRFAPPRRGGGPRSARASRGRRGAAAIFAFVARATQQLSTFVITLLAARFLTPADYGVYALGIVFVTLIQTLSYTGFYHFIVTAREDDRAVEATSFWLLAALSVAASALLALAAPQIAAVLHAPELCRVLQLLALVQPVAGLGAWYSAVLLRRQQVNRHFQIMFWQNALALVGGVLLLWWWQSLLALVAFRWLRVLSAQLLYTLLTPIRPGRGFDPALAWQALRYSGGLYGSRFLNFLQLYAGDLLLGLMFTTAEAGLYRFGNRIAGGAVEVVQQPMSSFALTQLGAAARQDRDLSALIARFAGTVAVLTGGVAATVIVFAPVLMTEVFNPAYAAGIGVTYAMAMRAVFGLGGLLLEPALAAQHKTRLGMMFNLVFALATVLAAALAAPFGLAVLAWSQAGTGLLGTAAALWLLRREGIAIGAALRALWRALGLVLGYGLALALVWPELQAGFGTGLVGLGLGLAAAAALGAVTLLLGWRLRVVSLSAFSG; from the coding sequence GTGGCAGCCCATGACCAGCGATTTGCCCCCCCCCGCCGCGGCGGCGGTCCCCGCTCCGCCCGGGCCAGCCGCGGACGGCGCGGCGCGGCGGCGATCTTCGCCTTTGTCGCGCGGGCGACGCAGCAGCTTTCGACCTTTGTCATCACCCTGCTGGCGGCGCGGTTCCTGACCCCGGCGGATTATGGCGTCTATGCGCTGGGCATCGTGTTCGTCACCCTGATCCAGACCCTCAGCTACACCGGCTTTTACCATTTCATCGTCACCGCGCGAGAGGACGACCGCGCCGTCGAGGCGACCAGTTTCTGGCTGCTGGCGGCGCTTTCGGTCGCCGCCTCGGCGCTGCTGGCACTGGCCGCGCCGCAGATCGCCGCCGTGCTGCATGCGCCCGAGCTGTGCCGGGTGCTGCAGCTTCTGGCGCTGGTGCAGCCGGTCGCGGGGCTTGGCGCCTGGTATTCGGCGGTGCTGCTGCGCCGTCAGCAGGTGAACCGGCATTTCCAGATCATGTTCTGGCAGAATGCGCTGGCGCTGGTGGGGGGCGTCTTGCTGCTCTGGTGGTGGCAATCGCTGCTGGCGCTGGTGGCCTTTCGCTGGCTGCGCGTGCTCTCGGCGCAGCTGCTCTACACGCTTTTGACGCCGATCCGGCCCGGGCGCGGCTTCGATCCGGCGCTGGCCTGGCAGGCGCTGCGCTATTCGGGCGGGCTTTACGGGTCGCGGTTCCTGAACTTTTTGCAGCTTTACGCGGGCGATCTGCTGCTGGGGCTGATGTTCACCACCGCCGAGGCCGGGCTTTACCGCTTTGGCAACCGCATCGCGGGCGGCGCGGTCGAGGTGGTGCAACAGCCGATGTCCAGCTTCGCGCTGACCCAGCTTGGCGCCGCCGCGCGGCAGGATCGCGACCTTTCGGCGCTGATCGCGCGCTTTGCGGGCACGGTCGCGGTGCTGACCGGCGGCGTCGCGGCGACGGTGATCGTCTTTGCCCCCGTGCTGATGACCGAGGTCTTCAACCCCGCCTATGCGGCCGGGATCGGCGTCACCTATGCGATGGCGATGCGGGCGGTCTTCGGGCTTGGCGGGCTGCTGCTGGAACCGGCGCTGGCGGCGCAGCACAAGACCCGGCTGGGCATGATGTTCAACCTCGTCTTCGCGCTGGCGACGGTGCTGGCGGCGGCGCTGGCGGCGCCCTTCGGCCTGGCCGTGCTGGCCTGGAGCCAGGCCGGGACCGGCCTTCTGGGCACCGCCGCCGCGCTGTGGCTGCTGCGCCGCGAGGGCATCGCGATCGGCGCCGCGCTGCGGGCGCTTTGGCGCGCGCTCGGGCTGGTGCTGGGCTACGGGCTGGCGCTGGCGCTGGTCTGGCCAGAGCTGCAGGCGGGCTTCGGAACCGGGCTTGTCGGGCTTGGCCTTGGCCTTGCGGCGGCGGCGGCGCTGGGCGCGGTCACGCTGCTGCTGGGCTGGCGGCTGCGGGTCGTCAGCCTCTCCGCCTTTTCCGGCTGA
- a CDS encoding calcium-binding protein: protein MRGFPFFQINLLDLFKALKVNVLDNSDNRLSAGADSDFVLGLGGADSLAGNDGNDTLLGGTGNDLLLGGAGTDRIDGGAGNDEIYGGKDADRLFGGSGSDTLSGDFGADTLSGGTGRDTFVFVARTADATDVITDFAFGETIQLKGFSGHASYETVNGNDVAVSIDGHVIALLEDAAGRVSDATFTYV from the coding sequence ATGCGTGGCTTTCCGTTTTTCCAAATCAACCTTCTTGACCTGTTCAAGGCGCTCAAGGTGAACGTGCTCGACAATTCCGACAACCGGCTCAGCGCGGGGGCGGACAGCGATTTCGTTCTGGGCCTTGGCGGCGCCGATTCCCTGGCCGGCAATGACGGCAACGACACCCTTCTGGGCGGCACCGGCAATGACCTGCTTCTGGGCGGCGCGGGCACCGACCGCATCGACGGCGGCGCGGGCAATGACGAGATCTACGGCGGCAAGGACGCCGACCGGCTCTTTGGCGGCAGCGGATCGGACACGCTTTCGGGCGATTTCGGCGCCGACACGCTGAGCGGCGGCACGGGGCGCGACACCTTTGTCTTTGTCGCGCGCACGGCCGATGCGACCGATGTCATCACCGATTTCGCCTTTGGCGAGACGATCCAGCTGAAGGGCTTTTCGGGCCATGCCAGCTACGAGACGGTGAACGGCAATGATGTCGCGGTCTCGATCGACGGCCATGTCATCGCGCTGCTCGAAGATGCGGCGGGCCGCGTCAGCGACGCCACCTTCACCTATGTCTGA
- a CDS encoding FAD-dependent oxidoreductase, whose amino-acid sequence MEDLQAARRDPAQDTGVLVIGGGIGGLAAADALARAGHRVVLLEAGDWLGGMHHSVEIGPYSFDLGAIFYEETAALFDLAPGLRDLCPQVQRVQCRIDPEGTLCHYPIELRDLRRWPRARLAGAVAAMLAARLLLRRDGTLERACVNRLGPVFYRGTGLRDYVARFNVSPPEAIDEEFFVDRMRFVHRQTDFAAMARAGWNGLRHGAFRVKPRDPLRVRPRAGYGVLFERIRAQLEAAGGRVVLQAPVTRIEREASGRMVVTSPAGRFRVATVVGAAPLDTLHRAVFGTESGFESLSLMTLFVSAGRFAPGAGTLLFNFHGAGRWKRATFYSRIYPDPAITREYFSVEATLLPGEALSPETVFAEFAAQCLRLGLAEDLRLEGAVTTPQAYPLYRPGQLARRAAVLERLVQAGVLPVGRQGRFEYLPTASGVVRRVQEELTRAGLAHAGRDAQP is encoded by the coding sequence ATGGAAGATCTGCAGGCAGCGCGGAGGGACCCGGCGCAGGACACCGGGGTTCTGGTGATCGGCGGCGGCATCGGCGGGCTGGCCGCGGCCGACGCGCTGGCGCGGGCGGGGCACCGGGTGGTGCTGCTCGAGGCCGGGGACTGGCTCGGCGGGATGCATCATTCGGTCGAGATCGGCCCCTACAGTTTCGATCTGGGCGCGATCTTTTACGAGGAGACGGCGGCGCTTTTCGACCTTGCGCCGGGGCTGCGCGATCTGTGCCCGCAGGTGCAGCGCGTGCAGTGCCGGATCGATCCCGAAGGCACGCTGTGCCATTACCCGATCGAGCTGCGCGATCTGCGCCGCTGGCCGCGGGCGCGGCTGGCGGGGGCGGTGGCGGCGATGCTGGCGGCGCGGCTCTTGCTGCGGCGCGACGGCACGCTGGAGCGGGCCTGCGTGAACCGGCTCGGGCCGGTCTTTTACCGCGGCACCGGGCTGCGCGATTACGTGGCGCGGTTCAACGTCAGCCCGCCCGAGGCGATCGACGAGGAATTCTTTGTCGACCGGATGCGCTTCGTGCACCGGCAGACCGATTTCGCCGCGATGGCGCGGGCGGGCTGGAACGGGCTGCGCCACGGCGCCTTTCGGGTGAAGCCGCGGGACCCGCTGCGGGTGCGGCCGCGCGCGGGCTATGGCGTGCTCTTCGAGCGCATCCGGGCACAGCTGGAAGCCGCGGGGGGGCGTGTCGTGTTGCAGGCGCCGGTGACGCGGATCGAACGCGAGGCTTCGGGGCGGATGGTCGTCACCAGCCCGGCGGGGCGGTTTCGCGTCGCGACCGTGGTCGGGGCGGCGCCCCTTGACACGCTGCACCGCGCGGTTTTCGGCACGGAAAGCGGCTTTGAAAGCCTGTCGCTGATGACGCTTTTCGTCTCGGCGGGGCGGTTTGCGCCCGGCGCGGGCACTCTTCTGTTCAACTTCCACGGCGCGGGGCGGTGGAAACGCGCCACCTTTTATTCCCGGATCTACCCCGATCCGGCGATCACGCGCGAGTATTTCTCGGTCGAGGCGACGCTTCTGCCCGGCGAGGCGCTGAGCCCCGAGACGGTCTTTGCCGAATTCGCCGCGCAATGTCTGCGGCTGGGTCTGGCCGAGGATCTGCGGCTGGAAGGCGCGGTGACGACGCCGCAGGCCTATCCGCTGTATCGCCCGGGCCAGCTTGCCCGGCGCGCGGCGGTGCTGGAGCGGCTGGTGCAGGCGGGGGTGCTGCCGGTCGGGCGGCAGGGGCGGTTCGAATATCTGCCCACCGCGAGCGGCGTCGTGCGGCGGGTGCAGGAAGAGCTGACCCGCGCGGGGCTCGCCCACGCGGGTCGCGACGCTCAGCCGTGA
- a CDS encoding polysaccharide pyruvyl transferase family protein produces MPPAPLIRLMNVKFSPNLGDGLLSDCLEAGLRARGVAAGSIDLAARTGYGQGLAGRGRVLRLLEAMPPGLRAQAVRAPLALASARKWAPHYARELTGATAMVIGGGNLLSDHDLNFPTKLALALTAARDRGLPVAFHACGMAADWSAEGERRLRRALAGVDLRAVFLRDAPSCARWDARFAETTGQRASQVRDPGLLTALTWAPPPRDPGAAAPIGLCVMSHLALRYHARTTLAAADLLRWYRALARALCRDGARLRVFTNGAPEDRETLALLAPDLRALGAEIVQPETPADLAAVIAPCAALIAFRMHAVIAAYASRVPVLALKWDDKLDAFLASVGQEGWLADAATLAPEAAAKRVQRLAATGGDFSRQPAVIAEAGADLDRLLAALSPAPPPKTR; encoded by the coding sequence ATGCCGCCTGCCCCCCTGATCCGCCTGATGAACGTCAAGTTCAGCCCCAATCTGGGCGACGGGCTGCTGTCGGACTGCCTCGAGGCGGGGCTGCGCGCGCGCGGCGTGGCGGCCGGTTCGATCGATCTGGCGGCGCGGACGGGCTACGGGCAGGGACTGGCCGGGCGTGGCCGGGTGCTGCGGCTGCTGGAGGCGATGCCGCCGGGGCTGCGCGCGCAGGCGGTTCGGGCGCCGCTCGCCCTTGCTTCGGCGCGCAAATGGGCGCCGCATTATGCGCGTGAACTGACCGGGGCGACGGCCATGGTGATCGGCGGCGGCAATCTTCTGTCCGATCACGACCTGAACTTTCCGACCAAGCTGGCCCTGGCACTGACCGCGGCGCGGGACCGCGGCCTGCCGGTGGCGTTTCACGCCTGCGGCATGGCCGCGGACTGGAGCGCCGAGGGCGAGCGCCGTCTGCGCCGTGCCCTTGCGGGCGTCGATCTGCGGGCGGTCTTCCTGCGCGATGCGCCCTCCTGCGCGCGCTGGGATGCCCGCTTCGCCGAGACGACCGGGCAGCGCGCCAGCCAGGTCCGCGACCCCGGGCTGCTCACCGCGCTGACCTGGGCGCCGCCGCCGCGCGACCCCGGGGCGGCCGCGCCGATCGGGCTTTGCGTGATGTCGCATCTGGCGCTGCGCTATCATGCGCGCACGACGCTTGCCGCCGCCGATCTGCTGCGCTGGTATCGCGCGCTTGCCCGGGCCCTGTGCCGGGACGGCGCGCGGCTGCGCGTCTTCACCAACGGCGCCCCCGAAGACCGCGAGACCCTGGCCCTGCTTGCCCCCGATCTGCGCGCGTTGGGGGCCGAGATCGTGCAGCCCGAAACCCCGGCCGATCTCGCCGCGGTGATCGCGCCCTGCGCCGCGCTGATCGCCTTTCGCATGCATGCGGTCATCGCCGCCTATGCCAGCCGCGTGCCGGTTCTGGCGCTGAAATGGGATGACAAGCTCGACGCCTTCCTCGCCTCGGTCGGGCAGGAAGGGTGGCTGGCCGATGCCGCCACGCTGGCCCCGGAGGCGGCGGCGAAGCGCGTGCAGAGGCTGGCGGCAACGGGCGGCGATTTCTCCCGCCAGCCCGCGGTGATCGCCGAGGCCGGGGCGGATCTCGACCGGCTGCTGGCGGCGCTCAGCCCGGCCCCGCCGCCAAAGACCCGGTGA